In Natronogracilivirga saccharolytica, the following are encoded in one genomic region:
- a CDS encoding glycogen synthase, with translation MHVVHISFECYPVAKAGGLADVVGSLPKYLQQVGAESWVIMPHFDIEWVRNHQLETVHEGYARLGEERFGYKIKREYSDILGFPLYLVDVPGKLDRPGIYIDPNSDYPYWDEYERFASFQIAALDWMKSFSKKPDIIHCHDHHTALIPFMMTASPVYHEFRSIPSVLTIHNGNYQGWYDPGKKALLPKIEPEREGMMYWNGRLNALSAGIRTAWRITTVSQSYLQELQQSCKGLESLLSFEKDKSLGIINGIDTQVWDPQTDPLIISNYDSETFPEGKQKNKKWLCGQFDFDPELPLFVFIGRLVDEKGADLLPDLIVRFLETGLKGNFLILGTGEPWLHQRIEQMKDQYVAFFNASLSYNEQLAHRMYAGSDFLLMPSRVEPCGLNQMYSLRYGTIPIVRSVGGLKDSVTDYSEPGGYGIRFDQFNLDDAYIALQRAVSVFADKHLMQELQKKAMSRDFSWYSSAEKYHNMYQSLIKEK, from the coding sequence ATGCATGTAGTACATATCAGTTTTGAGTGTTATCCCGTCGCGAAGGCCGGAGGACTGGCCGATGTTGTGGGGTCGCTGCCAAAATATCTTCAGCAAGTCGGTGCTGAGTCATGGGTGATCATGCCCCACTTTGATATCGAGTGGGTCAGAAATCATCAGCTTGAGACCGTTCACGAAGGCTATGCACGGCTGGGCGAAGAGCGGTTCGGATACAAAATAAAGCGTGAATACAGTGATATCCTTGGTTTTCCACTATACCTTGTAGATGTTCCCGGAAAGCTTGACCGCCCGGGTATATATATTGACCCGAACAGCGACTATCCTTACTGGGATGAATATGAGCGGTTTGCCTCATTTCAGATTGCTGCTCTCGACTGGATGAAGTCTTTCAGCAAAAAGCCGGATATCATACATTGTCATGACCACCATACGGCTTTGATTCCGTTTATGATGACCGCATCACCGGTGTACCACGAATTCCGCAGTATTCCTTCCGTTCTGACCATTCACAACGGAAACTATCAGGGTTGGTACGATCCAGGGAAAAAAGCTCTCCTGCCGAAAATTGAACCCGAAAGGGAAGGCATGATGTACTGGAACGGTCGGTTGAATGCGCTATCGGCCGGAATCCGTACTGCATGGAGAATCACAACCGTCTCCCAGTCGTATCTGCAGGAGCTTCAGCAGTCATGCAAGGGGCTGGAGTCGCTGCTGTCATTTGAAAAGGATAAGTCTCTGGGTATAATCAACGGAATAGACACACAGGTCTGGGACCCGCAAACCGATCCGCTGATTATCAGCAACTACGATTCAGAGACATTCCCGGAGGGAAAACAAAAGAACAAAAAGTGGCTCTGTGGCCAGTTTGATTTCGATCCGGAGCTTCCGCTTTTTGTGTTCATCGGCCGTCTGGTGGATGAAAAGGGGGCGGACCTGCTTCCTGACCTGATTGTTCGTTTTCTGGAAACAGGCCTGAAGGGCAATTTCCTGATACTGGGTACCGGTGAGCCGTGGCTCCATCAGCGCATTGAGCAGATGAAGGATCAGTATGTAGCTTTTTTCAATGCCTCACTCTCATATAACGAGCAGCTGGCGCACCGGATGTATGCGGGAAGTGACTTTTTGCTTATGCCATCGCGTGTGGAGCCTTGCGGTCTCAATCAGATGTACTCTCTGCGATACGGAACCATTCCGATAGTGCGGAGTGTAGGCGGCCTGAAAGATTCGGTAACTGATTACTCCGAGCCCGGGGGGTATGGCATCAGGTTTGATCAGTTCAATCTGGACGATGCATATATTGCTCTTCAACGGGCCGTTTCTGTGTTTGCCGACAAACATTTAATGCAGGAGTTGCAAAAAAAGGCCATGTCCCGGGATTTTTCGTGGTATAGCTCAGCTGAGAAGTATCATAACATGTATCAGTCACTAATCAAGGAGAAGTAA
- a CDS encoding ABC transporter ATP-binding protein codes for MSAPIVEFQNVTKQFGNFKAVDNVSFQVEKGRIFGLLGPNGAGKTTSIRMLTYILIPDSGVVKMNGNKAGPETQKQIGYLPEERGLYKKMKVGEQLMYLCRLREVAREDARKNIKYWLDRFEASDLIGMEVGELSKGMQQKIQFIATVAHDPECLIFDEPFSGLDPINSEILKEVILELRKAGKSIFFATHRMEQVEQLCDDIALFNKGKLVLNGNLSGIKSSYGKNSIRIRFRGDDGFLENIPNVRINNRSTNFAEIRLLDGADDQQILKEAHNHVRIEAFELIEPTIQEIFIDTVSK; via the coding sequence ATGTCAGCACCAATCGTTGAATTTCAAAATGTGACTAAACAGTTCGGCAATTTCAAGGCCGTAGACAATGTGTCATTTCAGGTAGAAAAGGGCCGGATTTTCGGATTGCTCGGCCCCAATGGTGCAGGGAAGACCACAAGCATCAGGATGCTGACCTACATCCTGATACCTGACAGCGGTGTCGTCAAAATGAACGGAAATAAGGCCGGCCCGGAAACCCAGAAGCAGATAGGTTACCTCCCCGAGGAGCGCGGTCTTTACAAAAAAATGAAAGTTGGCGAACAGCTGATGTACCTCTGCAGGCTCCGGGAAGTGGCACGTGAAGACGCCCGGAAAAACATAAAATACTGGCTGGACCGGTTTGAGGCTTCTGATTTGATTGGTATGGAAGTCGGAGAGCTTTCCAAAGGAATGCAGCAAAAAATTCAGTTCATTGCTACTGTAGCACATGACCCGGAATGTCTCATTTTTGATGAGCCGTTCAGCGGCCTGGATCCTATCAACAGCGAAATACTCAAGGAAGTTATTCTGGAACTCCGCAAGGCTGGCAAAAGCATTTTCTTCGCCACTCATCGCATGGAGCAGGTAGAGCAACTGTGCGATGACATCGCGCTGTTCAACAAAGGGAAACTTGTGCTTAACGGGAACCTGAGTGGTATTAAATCATCCTACGGAAAAAATAGTATCCGGATTCGGTTCAGAGGTGACGACGGTTTTCTTGAAAACATACCCAATGTGCGCATCAATAACCGCTCTACCAATTTTGCAGAAATACGGCTGCTGGACGGTGCCGACGATCAGCAAATACTCAAGGAAGCTCATAATCATGTTCGTATTGAGGCCTTTGAACTGATAGAACCCACTATTCAGGAAATTTTCATCGACACGGTTTCAAAATAA
- a CDS encoding ABC transporter permease: MINKEKLLLIIKREYLSRLKSKVFIVTTVLAPIGMILLLVLPGLIQTLSSDRERQYLVYDETEEVGKRLVEDDTTIYRMSDAGPEELRQQLMRGEIEGYIIIPHEILDGEGRTSFYHDGTAGMTTTSRVRSDLQRIVQDVRLDRLEAPDEVRIVLRESVEIENLTITDTGEEEEDTGFFVFVGIIMGFIIYGAMFAYGAVIMRSVMEEKTSRIVEVIASSVKPFELLMGKVIGVGALGLTQFAIWSAAGAILLTVAGPLIGLFAGSGTEAADASAAGTEAAAFTIPSVGPMLWIGFILFFLLGFLIYSSLFAAVGSAVDQESDSQQLQMPVILLIIIPLLFLVTVSDDPGSNMAVALSMFPFFAPILMPVRMAVISVPLWQLFGTILLMILTFLVLIWISARIYRVGILMYGKKASFRELLIWIRQN; this comes from the coding sequence ATGATCAACAAGGAAAAACTGCTGCTGATAATCAAACGGGAGTACTTGTCCCGGCTGAAAAGCAAGGTTTTCATCGTAACAACAGTACTGGCACCTATCGGAATGATACTGCTTCTGGTTCTGCCCGGGCTCATCCAGACGTTAAGCAGTGACAGAGAGCGGCAATACCTTGTTTATGATGAGACAGAAGAAGTTGGCAAACGACTTGTAGAAGATGATACTACTATTTACCGCATGAGTGATGCCGGTCCGGAAGAACTGAGGCAGCAGCTCATGCGCGGTGAGATCGAAGGATATATCATCATACCTCACGAAATACTGGATGGCGAAGGCAGAACTTCATTTTATCACGATGGCACTGCCGGTATGACAACCACCTCGCGTGTCCGTTCCGATCTGCAGCGAATTGTGCAGGACGTCAGACTGGACCGGCTTGAAGCTCCCGATGAAGTTCGCATTGTTCTCCGCGAATCTGTAGAAATAGAAAACCTCACCATTACCGATACCGGCGAAGAAGAGGAAGACACCGGATTTTTTGTATTTGTCGGAATTATCATGGGTTTCATTATTTACGGGGCCATGTTCGCCTACGGAGCGGTAATTATGCGCAGCGTGATGGAAGAAAAAACGAGCCGTATTGTTGAAGTCATTGCCTCATCGGTGAAACCGTTTGAACTGCTGATGGGCAAGGTAATCGGAGTCGGAGCTCTGGGTCTCACACAGTTTGCCATTTGGTCGGCAGCCGGTGCGATATTGCTGACTGTGGCGGGACCTTTGATCGGGTTGTTCGCCGGCAGCGGTACCGAAGCGGCAGATGCTTCTGCGGCCGGTACTGAAGCAGCAGCCTTTACAATTCCCTCTGTCGGACCCATGCTGTGGATCGGATTCATTCTCTTCTTCCTGCTCGGGTTTTTGATCTACAGCTCCCTGTTTGCCGCAGTCGGCTCAGCAGTTGACCAGGAGTCGGACAGTCAGCAGCTGCAAATGCCTGTCATCCTGCTCATTATCATCCCCCTGCTTTTTCTGGTTACCGTTTCCGACGACCCGGGATCCAATATGGCTGTAGCTTTGTCAATGTTTCCTTTCTTCGCCCCGATCCTCATGCCGGTCCGAATGGCTGTGATTTCTGTGCCGCTTTGGCAATTATTCGGCACCATACTCCTGATGATTCTCACTTTCCTGGTACTTATCTGGATAAGCGCCAGAATTTATCGCGTGGGTATTCTTATGTATGGAAAAAAGGCGAGCTTCAGGGAATTATTGATCTGGATCAGACAGAACTGA
- a CDS encoding inositol monophosphatase family protein: MNYSRKEEYLQFAIHMARSAGKRTLAHFQKGVEVDRKQDDSPVTQADRDAEKWMRERILEKYPDHGIVGEEFGNEGENKSVQWILDPIDGTLSFIHGIPLYTTLIGVTIDGEPEIGVIYAPATDELCEAAAGFGARYNGKDCRVADTKNLSEATLLSTDITTIRSENMHEQFNLLLDQCRLHRTWGDAYGHMMVATGRADIMFDPVLHIWDAAPLITIMQEAGGVFLDVEGNASIDSGHGFSSNELLAGDVLKIMGNQ; the protein is encoded by the coding sequence ATGAATTATTCCAGAAAAGAAGAATATTTGCAGTTTGCCATTCATATGGCACGTTCGGCAGGAAAACGCACTCTGGCACATTTTCAAAAGGGTGTGGAGGTTGACCGCAAGCAGGATGATTCCCCTGTGACCCAGGCTGACAGGGATGCTGAAAAGTGGATGCGTGAACGCATCCTGGAGAAGTATCCCGATCACGGAATTGTGGGAGAGGAATTTGGCAATGAGGGAGAGAACAAATCGGTTCAGTGGATTCTGGATCCGATTGACGGCACGCTTTCTTTCATACACGGAATTCCTTTATATACGACATTAATCGGCGTTACCATAGACGGAGAACCCGAAATAGGCGTAATTTATGCACCTGCTACTGATGAGCTGTGTGAAGCGGCTGCAGGTTTCGGCGCGCGATACAATGGCAAAGATTGCAGGGTTGCCGATACTAAGAATCTCTCTGAGGCCACTTTGTTAAGTACGGATATTACCACCATACGGTCAGAAAATATGCATGAGCAATTCAACCTGTTGCTCGACCAGTGCCGGCTTCACCGAACCTGGGGGGATGCCTACGGACATATGATGGTGGCAACCGGCCGGGCCGATATCATGTTTGATCCGGTACTTCATATTTGGGATGCGGCACCCCTGATCACAATTATGCAGGAAGCCGGCGGGGTCTTTCTCGATGTGGAGGGAAATGCGTCAATAGACAGTGGTCACGGCTTTTCTTCCAATGAGTTGCTGGCCGGCGATGTACTCAAAATAATGGGCAACCAATGA
- a CDS encoding Tex family protein — MSTAGIISSIAKSFSLSEKQVSAVAGLLEEGATIPFIARYRQERTGGLDEEQLRSIRDELEYAKLLDERKKTVLESIRQQGKLDEELEKEIQACTSLKQLEDLYLPYKPKRRTRASAAREKGLEPLAILIWEEETETGNPDEIAKDFVGGSDDTEADQNSAGSVEEALQGARDICAEWINEEVEVRNSIRSRIQKHGIMSAKATGEKDDREVFREYYDFSLKIKFLKPHQILAVNRGEREGILSADIEIPEDKVIDDIENFIITNRNSVFTEQLGSAVRDSYRRLLFPALEREARKELTEKAEEHAIQTFAENLKNLLLQAPLSSQMVMGIDPAYRTGCKVAVIDPTGRYLEGTTIFPTPPLKKIRESKETLNRLIDRHGITLIAIGNGTGSRETELVIAELIGERKEKKPDEELHYLIVNEAGASVYSASPLAKQEFPDLDAAMRGNISIARRVQDPLAELVKIDPKSIGVGLYQHDVNQPNLSRKLDDVVESCVNLVGVNVNTASSSLLTYVSGLSSSMAEKIVTYRNENGPFKERNELKKVPGVGALRFQQAAGFLRIPDSPQPFDNTAIHPESYDAAESVCKMVGISPGQIRETAHLLPLKFRDLDLDKTAESAEIGRPTLELIIENLQKPGRDPRESLPKPLLKQEVLSMSDLREDQQLEGTVRNVVDFGAFVDIGVKEDGLLHISKMSESKRIKNPHDVVSVGDIITVRIISIDPERGRISLGLVDVSDQASL, encoded by the coding sequence ATGTCTACTGCAGGAATAATTTCTTCTATAGCAAAGAGCTTCAGTCTGTCTGAGAAACAGGTATCGGCGGTCGCCGGCCTCCTGGAAGAAGGAGCTACCATTCCGTTTATTGCCCGCTACCGCCAGGAGCGAACCGGCGGACTTGATGAGGAACAGCTCCGTTCCATACGGGATGAGCTTGAGTATGCGAAACTTCTGGATGAGCGGAAAAAAACGGTTCTGGAGTCCATCAGGCAGCAAGGGAAACTGGATGAAGAGCTTGAAAAGGAAATCCAGGCCTGCACATCTTTAAAGCAGCTGGAAGATCTGTACCTTCCATACAAGCCCAAACGACGAACCCGTGCTTCGGCAGCCCGGGAAAAAGGGCTGGAACCACTGGCCATACTGATCTGGGAGGAAGAAACAGAAACCGGCAATCCGGATGAAATCGCCAAAGATTTTGTTGGCGGATCTGATGACACCGAAGCAGATCAGAACAGTGCCGGGTCTGTTGAGGAAGCATTGCAGGGAGCCCGGGACATCTGTGCCGAATGGATTAATGAGGAAGTAGAAGTTCGAAACAGCATCCGATCACGAATCCAGAAGCACGGTATCATGAGTGCCAAGGCAACCGGTGAAAAAGACGACCGGGAAGTGTTTCGCGAGTATTATGATTTCAGTCTGAAAATCAAATTTCTCAAACCTCACCAGATCCTGGCTGTCAACCGCGGTGAACGGGAAGGAATTCTGTCCGCAGATATAGAAATTCCTGAAGATAAGGTGATCGATGATATTGAGAATTTCATAATTACTAACAGGAACTCCGTATTCACAGAACAGCTTGGCAGTGCTGTTCGTGACAGTTACCGCAGACTGCTTTTTCCGGCACTTGAACGCGAAGCGCGTAAAGAGTTAACCGAAAAAGCCGAAGAACATGCAATTCAGACTTTTGCCGAAAATCTGAAAAATCTGCTTCTTCAGGCTCCTCTGTCCTCACAGATGGTTATGGGCATAGATCCTGCCTACCGGACCGGTTGCAAAGTTGCCGTCATTGATCCAACCGGAAGGTACCTGGAAGGCACAACCATTTTTCCCACTCCTCCACTGAAAAAAATCCGCGAATCCAAGGAGACACTGAACCGCTTGATTGACCGTCATGGTATCACACTTATCGCCATCGGCAACGGTACCGGGTCCCGCGAAACAGAACTTGTAATTGCAGAACTCATTGGAGAACGGAAGGAAAAGAAACCGGATGAAGAGCTGCATTATCTTATCGTCAATGAAGCCGGGGCATCGGTTTATTCGGCCTCACCCCTTGCCAAGCAGGAGTTTCCTGATCTTGACGCCGCCATGAGGGGAAATATTTCCATTGCCCGCAGGGTTCAGGATCCCCTTGCAGAACTTGTGAAAATTGACCCGAAATCCATCGGGGTCGGTTTGTATCAGCACGATGTCAATCAGCCTAATCTTTCAAGAAAACTGGACGATGTTGTTGAAAGTTGTGTTAACCTGGTTGGCGTCAATGTCAATACGGCAAGTTCATCACTGCTGACATACGTCTCCGGACTGAGCAGCAGTATGGCTGAAAAAATTGTCACATACAGGAATGAGAACGGACCTTTTAAAGAACGAAATGAATTAAAGAAAGTGCCCGGAGTAGGCGCACTCCGTTTTCAGCAGGCTGCCGGTTTTCTACGCATACCGGACTCCCCTCAGCCTTTTGACAATACCGCTATCCATCCCGAGAGTTATGATGCCGCTGAGTCTGTGTGCAAAATGGTTGGCATTTCACCGGGGCAGATACGGGAAACAGCGCATCTGCTTCCCCTGAAGTTCCGCGATCTGGATCTGGATAAAACTGCAGAGAGTGCGGAAATAGGCAGGCCAACCCTGGAACTGATTATTGAAAATTTGCAGAAACCGGGCCGGGATCCGCGTGAGTCATTGCCCAAACCGCTGCTTAAGCAGGAGGTTCTGTCAATGAGCGACCTCAGAGAAGATCAGCAACTTGAGGGAACAGTCAGGAATGTGGTGGATTTCGGAGCATTTGTCGATATCGGCGTAAAAGAAGACGGGCTGCTGCATATTTCGAAAATGAGTGAAAGCAAACGGATTAAAAATCCGCATGATGTTGTCTCCGTAGGCGATATTATAACTGTGCGAATAATTTCTATAGATCCGGAACGTGGCCGCATCAGTCTCGGACTTGTGGATGTCAGCGATCAAGCATCTCTTTGA
- a CDS encoding TrmH family RNA methyltransferase, which translates to MSEMPDASRRELETSFFSNYVSEHKKTLFRELLAHRTRFFTVVLEDIYQPQNASAVLRSCDGFGIQDVHVIENRNFFDIDKGVTIGSDKWLDVHRYNKPDTNNTLEAYRQLREKGYRIVATTPHKKQVSLPDFFPAEPTALVFGAEKLGLTPDAVDHADAWLHLPMYGFSESFNISVCVALCLYHLRQHLEKTDIPWQLTESEKSDLYLQWLRKSIRKLPALERKLKEMLDR; encoded by the coding sequence ATGTCAGAAATGCCGGATGCATCCAGGCGTGAACTGGAAACCAGTTTTTTTTCAAATTATGTAAGTGAGCATAAGAAAACACTGTTCCGGGAACTGCTCGCGCACCGAACCCGCTTCTTTACGGTTGTTCTTGAAGATATATACCAGCCGCAAAATGCTTCCGCCGTTTTACGAAGCTGTGATGGTTTCGGCATCCAGGATGTCCATGTTATTGAAAACAGGAACTTTTTTGATATTGACAAGGGAGTAACAATCGGGTCTGACAAGTGGCTTGATGTTCACCGGTACAATAAACCAGATACTAACAATACACTTGAAGCATACCGGCAACTGAGGGAAAAAGGATACCGTATTGTGGCTACCACCCCGCACAAAAAACAGGTGTCACTGCCAGATTTTTTCCCCGCTGAACCAACCGCACTGGTTTTCGGTGCTGAAAAACTGGGTCTGACCCCCGACGCTGTTGACCATGCGGATGCGTGGCTCCATCTGCCCATGTACGGTTTCAGCGAGAGCTTCAACATTTCGGTTTGTGTTGCTTTATGCCTGTACCATCTTCGGCAGCATTTGGAAAAAACGGATATCCCATGGCAACTGACCGAAAGTGAAAAGAGTGATTTATATCTTCAGTGGCTTCGTAAGTCCATACGCAAACTGCCGGCACTCGAACGGAAACTCAAAGAGATGCTTGATCGCTGA
- a CDS encoding response regulator transcription factor produces the protein MKILVIEDDRIVRTLVKHVLEKEGHEVAIAERGETGEKTALEESFDIIVLDLGLPDKNGLEVCKVLRDNDIKTPILILSAYQNTDTKITGLNTGADDYLTKPFDNKELLARIDAITRRVKKGDAPTNVYECGELRIDLVNREFYVRDVKVLLTNNEFNLMAYFMKNPNRILEKDELTNNVWDINFDTNTNFLNVYISYLRKKIEEITPVNYIQTVRKKGFMLKCGSDS, from the coding sequence ATGAAAATACTTGTTATTGAAGATGACCGAATTGTTCGAACTCTGGTCAAGCACGTATTGGAAAAAGAGGGGCACGAAGTTGCAATAGCTGAAAGAGGAGAAACCGGTGAAAAGACGGCACTTGAAGAGTCTTTTGACATAATCGTTCTGGATCTGGGGCTGCCGGACAAAAACGGTCTTGAAGTATGCAAAGTATTGCGGGATAATGATATAAAGACGCCAATCCTAATCCTTTCTGCGTATCAGAACACAGACACCAAAATTACCGGTCTTAATACCGGGGCAGATGATTATCTGACAAAGCCTTTTGACAACAAAGAACTTCTTGCGCGGATAGACGCCATCACCCGCAGGGTTAAGAAAGGAGATGCGCCAACCAACGTCTATGAATGCGGTGAGCTGCGCATTGATCTGGTAAACCGCGAATTTTACGTGCGCGATGTCAAGGTGCTGTTGACGAATAATGAGTTCAATCTCATGGCTTATTTCATGAAAAACCCTAACAGGATTCTTGAAAAGGATGAGCTCACGAACAATGTCTGGGATATCAATTTTGATACCAATACCAATTTTCTGAATGTGTACATCAGCTATCTCAGGAAGAAAATTGAAGAAATCACGCCGGTCAATTATATACAGACCGTACGGAAAAAAGGCTTTATGTTGAAATGCGGTTCTGATTCCTGA
- a CDS encoding MFS transporter, with amino-acid sequence MNIFQFAWHYRRLVIFGLSFTFFSSFGQTFLVSLFVPGFLETFGITNAYFGTVYSAATLGSAFTLAWIGGKIDQIPLKKYALFVAAGLVLSALIISLSQWVWMLLLGIFGMRLFGQGLSTHTAQTAMARYFVTMRGKALSLANLGFTLGEAFLPITITTIITVLGWRAGWGSAAFFILLVLPAIILATISKDPSGYGESGNNNDDNLNAEPGQKWSRTKVIRDYRFFIFLPGVLISPFLLTGLFLYQTQLAAYKGWEIETLAAGFVAFAIARSSFSLISGILVDRFKAARLFPFFLLPFLTGLVILSLSGHELIVFAYLFLAGTTEGFGANVKTSLYAELYGTANLGAIRSMMSMFMVTSTAVSPILFGYLLDLGISFGTIIHGAVILVIISVLSAMFIYREAHRTLS; translated from the coding sequence GTGAATATATTTCAGTTTGCCTGGCACTACAGACGCCTGGTAATTTTCGGACTCAGTTTTACTTTTTTTTCAAGCTTCGGGCAAACATTTCTGGTTTCGTTGTTTGTACCGGGATTCCTGGAAACATTCGGAATTACCAATGCCTATTTTGGAACTGTTTATTCGGCTGCAACATTGGGCAGTGCTTTTACACTCGCCTGGATTGGCGGAAAAATTGACCAGATTCCGCTGAAAAAATATGCACTTTTTGTCGCTGCAGGCCTTGTGCTGTCCGCTCTTATTATAAGTTTGTCGCAATGGGTGTGGATGTTGCTGCTTGGAATATTTGGCATGCGTTTGTTCGGACAGGGACTGAGCACGCACACGGCACAAACAGCTATGGCCCGATATTTTGTGACCATGAGAGGCAAAGCATTGAGCCTTGCCAATCTGGGTTTTACGCTGGGAGAGGCATTCCTGCCGATTACCATAACCACTATTATTACGGTATTGGGCTGGAGAGCCGGCTGGGGGAGTGCCGCATTTTTTATTTTACTGGTTCTTCCGGCGATAATTCTTGCAACCATCAGCAAGGATCCCTCAGGGTACGGTGAATCTGGAAATAACAATGATGATAACCTAAATGCGGAACCGGGTCAGAAATGGAGCCGGACAAAAGTCATCCGTGATTACCGGTTCTTCATTTTTCTGCCCGGCGTACTCATTTCTCCATTTCTGCTTACCGGGCTGTTTTTGTACCAGACCCAGCTGGCGGCTTACAAGGGCTGGGAAATAGAAACACTTGCAGCTGGTTTTGTCGCATTTGCCATTGCAAGGTCATCATTCTCTCTTATTTCCGGAATACTCGTGGACCGGTTCAAGGCTGCCCGGTTATTTCCTTTTTTCTTGTTACCCTTTCTGACCGGGTTGGTTATTTTGTCACTTTCTGGTCACGAATTGATTGTATTTGCCTATCTCTTTCTTGCAGGAACCACGGAAGGATTCGGAGCCAACGTAAAGACCTCCCTGTATGCCGAATTATACGGAACAGCAAATCTCGGTGCTATTCGCAGCATGATGTCCATGTTTATGGTGACAAGTACGGCTGTAAGTCCTATTTTATTCGGATACCTTCTCGATCTTGGAATCTCATTTGGTACCATTATTCATGGAGCTGTTATCCTGGTGATAATTTCCGTTTTGAGTGCCATGTTTATTTATCGGGAAGCCCACAGAACATTATCCTGA
- a CDS encoding threonine aldolase family protein gives MQQVIDLRSDTVTKPTGAMWQAMHKAPVGDDVFGEDPGLNKLEERVAALFGMEAGVFVPSGTMGNQIGLKVLTQPADEVVIDENAHIFNSEGAAGGLISGIQLRPLPGTRGILNAEQVASAIRSKNDWDPRTTVIALENTANMGGGTCYPVETIREIYKLARSNDLALHMDGARIWNAAVACGLDLKEYGRYCDTLSVCFSKGLGAPVGSMILGSSKLMKHARRYRKLLGGGMRQAGMLAAAADHALDEHIDRLADDHRRARLLAEALAESPFFSVNPDHVETNILLFRVRNGDTDHALNWFSQHGIAMIPFGPGIIRATFHLHISDKELDKTINTARNYTGS, from the coding sequence ATGCAGCAAGTTATTGATTTACGCAGCGATACCGTAACAAAACCAACCGGGGCCATGTGGCAGGCCATGCACAAGGCTCCGGTAGGGGATGATGTGTTTGGTGAAGATCCCGGTTTAAACAAACTTGAAGAGCGGGTCGCAGCTCTGTTTGGAATGGAAGCGGGAGTATTCGTGCCAAGCGGCACCATGGGCAATCAAATTGGACTGAAAGTGCTTACCCAACCTGCCGATGAAGTTGTCATCGATGAAAACGCACATATTTTCAATTCCGAAGGCGCTGCCGGTGGATTGATTTCCGGAATTCAGCTTCGGCCTCTTCCCGGTACTCGTGGTATTCTCAATGCGGAGCAGGTCGCATCAGCCATCAGAAGCAAAAATGACTGGGACCCCCGGACAACTGTCATCGCCCTGGAAAATACGGCCAACATGGGAGGCGGAACCTGCTATCCTGTTGAAACCATCCGTGAGATTTATAAACTGGCACGCAGCAATGATCTGGCGCTTCATATGGATGGTGCACGAATATGGAATGCGGCTGTTGCCTGTGGGCTGGACCTGAAAGAGTATGGCAGGTACTGTGATACTCTTTCCGTTTGTTTCAGCAAAGGCCTGGGAGCTCCGGTCGGATCCATGATTCTGGGGAGCAGCAAGTTGATGAAACATGCCAGAAGGTACCGCAAGTTGCTCGGCGGCGGAATGCGCCAGGCCGGTATGCTGGCAGCCGCCGCAGATCATGCTCTTGACGAACATATTGACCGGCTGGCAGATGATCACAGACGGGCACGCCTGCTGGCGGAAGCACTCGCTGAATCACCCTTTTTCAGCGTGAATCCGGACCATGTGGAAACCAATATTCTCCTCTTCAGGGTTCGAAATGGTGACACGGACCATGCATTGAATTGGTTTTCACAACACGGCATCGCCATGATACCATTTGGTCCGGGAATTATTCGTGCAACATTCCATCTTCACATAAGTGACAAGGAGCTGGACAAGACAATTAATACGGCAAGAAACTACACCGGTTCCTGA